A window of Chitinophaga sp. MM2321 contains these coding sequences:
- a CDS encoding TIM-barrel domain-containing protein, which yields MQIKRTISLVLFTLMATWCYAGQVDKLADGLLIHLKQPALNGARQIKLRVVSDKIIHVSATAGDNFNGAPSLMAVNAGGDTVQWDSQENNKTAVLKTRALAVSVELTTGEVIFRDLQGNIILQERHGGGKSFIPEVIDRKPLYRIQQVFESPADEAFYGLGQHQTGLMNYKNQDVDLTQYNSIAAVPFLVSNRHYGILWDNYSITRFGDDRPYAQLSDLHLTAADGKPGGLTATYTSRYDNKVYLKRVEDHISYEFLPDLADLPKTFPMAEGKITWEGAVRPDEDGEYKFFMVTSGYTKVWIDGKLMLDKWRESWNPGPSVFRHLLTKNKQHAIRIEWIPETTQSFLSLKFLSPTPIALQNKLALTSEAGEKIDYYFMYGSNMDEVISGYRQVTGKATMIPKWALGFWQSRERYKTQEEIESTVAEFRKRKIPLDNIVLDWSYWKQDQWGSQEFDPSRFPDPEGMIERLHNKYHTHFMISVWPKFYEGIDNYKLFDAKNWLYKQNIKNRQRDWIGNGYVSTFYDAFNPDARKLFWNILNQNLFSKGVDGWWLDATEPDVLSNATIEARKQLMNPTAIGPATQYFNTYSLVNAKGIYEGQRAVKPDQRVFILTRSAYAGIQRYAATTWSGDIAASFDEMARQIPAGLNFCLSGLPYWTTDIGGFFVEDKYDKPSPQGAAKDEWQELNTRWFQYGAFCPLFRSHGQYPYREMFNIAPDTSVAYQSMLYYDKLRYRLMPYLYSLAGSTYHHDYTIMRALPMDFDQDTAVLNISDQYMFGPSLLVNPVTQYKARSRSLYLPAGNGWYDFYTGKYLDGGQHIIADAPLEKMPLYVKEGSILPVGPELQYTDERKADTIQLFVYTGKDASFTIYEDENTNYQYEKGAYSNIPVRWEEATKQLIIGQREGKFPGMLQQRYFRIIYVNRNKPASPDTLARIGETITYNGIEKTVRAL from the coding sequence ATGCAGATAAAGAGGACGATATCGCTCGTATTATTCACGTTGATGGCCACCTGGTGTTATGCCGGACAGGTAGATAAACTGGCCGATGGCTTATTGATACATTTAAAACAACCTGCACTTAATGGAGCCAGACAAATAAAGCTCCGGGTAGTTTCCGACAAGATCATTCATGTAAGTGCTACTGCCGGAGATAACTTTAACGGCGCCCCCAGCCTGATGGCCGTGAATGCCGGCGGAGATACGGTACAATGGGATTCGCAGGAAAATAATAAAACCGCTGTTTTAAAAACCCGCGCCCTGGCGGTAAGTGTGGAACTGACTACCGGTGAAGTGATATTCCGTGATCTGCAGGGTAACATCATTCTCCAGGAACGCCACGGCGGTGGCAAATCGTTTATACCGGAAGTGATTGACCGGAAACCACTATACCGCATACAACAGGTATTTGAATCGCCTGCTGATGAAGCCTTTTACGGACTGGGACAACACCAGACCGGATTAATGAACTATAAAAACCAGGATGTAGACCTGACACAATATAACTCTATCGCGGCTGTACCCTTCCTCGTATCTAACCGGCACTATGGTATTTTATGGGATAATTATTCTATTACGCGCTTTGGAGACGACCGTCCCTACGCACAATTGTCGGATTTACACTTAACTGCTGCCGACGGAAAACCCGGCGGTCTAACCGCTACTTACACCAGCCGTTATGATAACAAAGTATATCTGAAAAGAGTGGAGGATCATATCAGTTATGAATTTCTTCCCGACCTCGCAGACTTGCCTAAAACCTTTCCTATGGCTGAAGGAAAAATTACCTGGGAAGGTGCTGTGCGTCCTGATGAAGATGGTGAATACAAATTTTTCATGGTCACTTCCGGTTACACCAAAGTGTGGATAGATGGAAAACTGATGCTGGACAAATGGCGGGAAAGCTGGAATCCGGGGCCTTCTGTGTTCCGGCATCTATTGACAAAAAACAAACAGCACGCCATCAGAATTGAATGGATTCCGGAAACAACCCAGTCCTTCCTTTCGCTCAAATTCCTCTCTCCTACACCCATTGCGCTACAAAACAAGCTGGCATTGACTTCTGAAGCAGGCGAAAAAATTGATTACTACTTCATGTATGGTAGTAATATGGATGAAGTGATCAGCGGCTACCGCCAGGTAACGGGCAAAGCGACGATGATCCCCAAGTGGGCATTGGGATTCTGGCAAAGCCGCGAGCGTTATAAAACACAGGAGGAAATTGAAAGTACCGTAGCTGAGTTCAGGAAGAGAAAGATCCCGCTGGATAATATCGTACTCGATTGGAGCTACTGGAAGCAAGACCAGTGGGGCAGCCAGGAATTTGATCCCAGCCGTTTCCCTGATCCGGAAGGCATGATAGAGCGGCTGCACAATAAATACCACACCCATTTTATGATCTCTGTATGGCCTAAATTCTACGAAGGCATTGATAACTATAAATTATTCGATGCAAAGAACTGGCTGTACAAACAAAATATTAAAAACCGGCAGCGCGACTGGATAGGTAACGGATACGTATCTACGTTTTACGATGCCTTTAATCCGGATGCACGCAAGCTGTTCTGGAACATCCTCAACCAAAACCTGTTCAGTAAAGGTGTAGACGGCTGGTGGCTCGATGCCACAGAGCCTGATGTATTGTCTAATGCCACTATTGAAGCGCGTAAGCAGCTGATGAACCCTACGGCTATCGGTCCTGCTACGCAGTATTTCAACACCTACTCCCTCGTGAATGCGAAAGGCATTTACGAGGGGCAGCGGGCGGTAAAACCAGACCAGCGCGTATTCATCCTCACCCGTTCCGCTTATGCCGGTATTCAGCGGTATGCGGCTACTACCTGGAGTGGCGACATTGCAGCATCTTTTGATGAAATGGCGCGGCAGATCCCGGCAGGACTGAACTTTTGTTTATCCGGACTTCCTTACTGGACAACAGACATCGGCGGTTTTTTTGTGGAAGACAAATACGACAAACCATCACCGCAGGGCGCCGCAAAAGACGAATGGCAGGAGTTGAACACCCGTTGGTTCCAGTATGGCGCCTTTTGCCCGCTGTTCCGCTCCCATGGGCAGTATCCTTACCGCGAGATGTTTAACATCGCACCCGATACCAGCGTAGCCTATCAGTCCATGCTGTATTACGACAAGCTGCGTTACCGCCTGATGCCTTATCTCTATTCACTTGCCGGCAGCACTTACCATCACGACTATACGATTATGCGTGCGCTGCCCATGGACTTTGATCAGGATACCGCGGTACTGAATATCAGCGATCAGTATATGTTTGGACCTTCCCTGCTGGTAAATCCGGTTACACAATACAAAGCACGCAGCCGTTCATTGTATCTGCCGGCGGGTAATGGCTGGTACGATTTCTACACCGGAAAATACCTGGACGGCGGACAACATATCATTGCGGATGCACCGCTGGAAAAAATGCCGCTATATGTAAAAGAAGGCTCCATCCTACCGGTGGGCCCTGAATTACAGTACACCGACGAGCGTAAAGCCGACACAATTCAGCTGTTTGTATATACCGGTAAAGACGCTTCATTTACGATTTATGAAGATGAAAATACCAACTACCAGTATGAGAAAGGTGCTTATAGCAACATTCCTGTTCGCTGGGAAGAAGCAACGAAACAGCTCATTATTGGTCAGCGCGAGGGCAAATTCCCCGGTATGCTGCAACAAAGATATTTCCGCATCATCTATGTCAACAGGAATAAGCCGGCAAGTCCTGATACGCTTGCCCGCATTGGTGAAACGATAACATATAATGGAATAGAAAAAACGGTCCGGGCCCTCTGA
- a CDS encoding two-component regulator propeller domain-containing protein → MWAQTLQYQFNRIDINQGLSNNQVNCIFKDNAGFMWIGTVSGLNRFDGYRFTVFQHDLRDSTSLSDNSINKIIAGPGEQLWIRTRSGINIYDPVSNTFNRHPEKILQQWGIPDSTVTDIVKDKAGQYWFLTPDAGMYLVKTTGKPVQLKHAPADTTSIATNNIAAMVPDRAGHYWLLHTNGILEKMDGTTHRIVYRNNTLLRPDNSAAYTLVSDNDGDLWMFSGNEDKGVFYFDTHRYTFLHIDQTTPGLALNNNIVRGVVPDNSGLVWIGTDHGGINIINKKAHSVQYVENIAEDNRSLSQNSTTTLYKDNTGIIWIGTYKKGLNYYHEHMVKFPLYQYQAYSRNSLPYNDVNRFVEDAKGNIWIGTNGGGLIYFDRNRNTFTQYRHEANNPGSISGNVIVSLCIDHLQQLWVGTYFGGLDRFDGNRFIHYKHDPKDSSSLRDNSIWEVLEDSRHQLWVGTLNGGLHVMDPATQKFRHVNRNVTSQYVSALLEDKQGNIWVGTSDGLDVYDPKTAKFTHYSNQPSIAGSLSHNNTVCLFQDSRNRIWVGTREGLDLFNPSDHTFRTFRKDDGLPDNSILNILEADDHSLWMSTPNGLSNLIIKAGANAKGDTYQFRNYDESDGLQGKDFNENAALKTSRGELIFGGGNGFNLFFPTAITINSKAPPVVLTDLQIFNHSILPGEKINGRVLLTAAIPQTRNIVLKHSENVFSLEFASLNYFHPEKNRYAYMLEGFNKEWLYTDAEQRKATFTNLDPGEYTFRVKASNNDGVWNEEGLTLKIRVLPPFWKTWPAFLLYALLILSALLLARRIILERERLKFRVAQQEQEAARMHELDTLKIRFFTNVSHEFRTPLSLIITPLEKIVRQTTEGPLKGQLELMQRNARRLLNLVNQLLDFRKMEVQEIKLHTNEGDIIDFAKELTASFSDLSEKKHIRLTFNSNVQALRMLYDGDKIEKILFNLLSNAFKFTPEQGNISVDVTYHAPAAQLEIAVKDTGIGIPLEKHAYIFERFFQHEVPGSIVNQGSGIGLSITREFVKMHGGSISVDSAPEMGSCFTVLLPVKTNTAAVPGAIQETIRALSDAPVAPAPTIVQTNSKKPIVLLVEDNEDFRFYLKDNLAQYYQIMEAENGLAAWKILQHTLPQLIVSDISMPEMDGLELCRRIRGQQRTAHLPVILLTARAEEAQQLEALETGATDYITKPFNFEVLLSRVKNNISQQSSLRKTFQQKIDANPSEIAISSSDEQFIQQALQIVEKNIANPDFSVEELSRELFMSRVSVYKKILSLTGKSPIEFIRSIRLKRAAQLLEKSQLTVAEVAYEVGFNNPKYFTKYFKMAYNMLPSVYGKKKQ, encoded by the coding sequence ATGTGGGCTCAAACCCTGCAATATCAATTCAACCGGATCGATATCAACCAGGGCTTGTCCAACAACCAGGTTAACTGCATCTTCAAGGACAATGCGGGTTTCATGTGGATAGGCACCGTTTCGGGCCTCAACAGATTTGACGGTTACCGGTTCACCGTTTTCCAGCACGATCTGCGCGACAGTACTTCCCTTTCAGATAATTCAATTAATAAAATCATTGCCGGTCCCGGAGAACAGTTATGGATCCGGACCCGCAGCGGTATTAATATATACGACCCCGTTAGCAATACTTTCAACCGTCACCCGGAAAAGATCTTACAACAGTGGGGAATTCCAGACAGCACGGTCACTGATATTGTAAAAGATAAAGCCGGACAGTATTGGTTCCTCACCCCTGACGCGGGTATGTATCTCGTCAAAACTACCGGCAAACCGGTACAGCTAAAACATGCACCGGCAGACACCACCTCCATCGCTACCAACAATATTGCTGCCATGGTACCTGACAGGGCCGGCCACTACTGGCTCCTGCATACCAATGGCATCCTGGAAAAAATGGATGGTACCACTCACCGCATTGTATACCGGAACAACACACTGCTCCGCCCCGATAACAGCGCCGCCTACACGCTGGTCAGCGATAATGACGGTGACCTGTGGATGTTCAGCGGTAATGAAGACAAAGGCGTTTTTTATTTTGATACCCACCGTTACACTTTCCTGCATATTGATCAGACTACGCCAGGGCTGGCACTGAACAACAATATTGTACGCGGTGTTGTTCCCGACAACAGCGGCCTGGTATGGATAGGTACGGATCATGGCGGAATCAATATCATCAATAAAAAAGCTCACAGTGTCCAGTATGTTGAAAATATTGCGGAAGATAACCGCAGCCTGAGCCAAAACAGCACCACAACCCTTTACAAAGACAACACCGGCATTATATGGATAGGCACTTACAAGAAGGGATTGAATTACTACCATGAGCACATGGTAAAATTTCCGTTGTACCAGTACCAGGCGTATAGCCGTAACAGTTTGCCCTATAATGATGTAAACCGTTTTGTGGAAGACGCCAAAGGCAATATATGGATAGGTACCAATGGCGGTGGATTGATCTACTTTGACAGGAACCGTAACACTTTTACCCAGTACAGGCATGAAGCCAATAACCCTGGCAGTATCTCCGGTAATGTGATTGTAAGTCTTTGTATCGATCACCTGCAACAACTCTGGGTGGGTACCTATTTCGGTGGCCTGGATCGTTTTGACGGCAACCGGTTTATCCATTACAAACATGATCCCAAAGACAGCAGCAGCCTGCGCGACAACAGCATATGGGAAGTGTTGGAAGACAGCCGCCATCAGTTATGGGTGGGTACGCTCAACGGTGGCCTCCATGTAATGGACCCCGCTACGCAAAAGTTCCGGCATGTAAACCGCAACGTTACCTCTCAATACGTTTCCGCCCTCCTCGAAGATAAACAAGGCAACATTTGGGTGGGTACTTCTGACGGATTGGATGTATACGATCCTAAAACAGCCAAATTCACACATTACAGCAACCAACCTTCCATAGCCGGAAGCCTGAGTCATAATAATACGGTCTGCCTTTTCCAGGACAGCCGTAACCGCATCTGGGTAGGTACCCGCGAAGGACTTGATCTTTTCAATCCTTCCGATCACACCTTCCGTACTTTCCGGAAAGATGACGGGCTGCCGGACAATTCTATCCTGAACATCCTCGAAGCAGACGACCATAGTTTGTGGATGAGCACTCCCAACGGCCTTTCGAACCTTATTATCAAAGCAGGTGCTAACGCAAAAGGCGATACATATCAGTTCAGGAATTACGACGAGTCAGACGGCTTACAGGGCAAAGATTTTAATGAGAATGCCGCCCTGAAGACCAGTCGCGGTGAACTGATCTTTGGCGGTGGCAATGGCTTCAACCTCTTCTTCCCTACCGCCATCACGATCAACAGTAAAGCACCGCCGGTAGTGCTGACTGATTTGCAGATCTTCAACCACAGCATACTTCCCGGTGAAAAGATCAATGGACGCGTGCTGCTGACAGCCGCCATTCCTCAAACACGCAACATTGTACTCAAACACAGTGAAAATGTTTTTTCACTTGAATTTGCCTCCCTGAATTATTTCCACCCGGAGAAGAACCGCTATGCGTACATGCTGGAAGGATTTAACAAAGAATGGTTATATACAGATGCCGAACAACGCAAAGCCACCTTCACCAACCTTGATCCAGGGGAATATACATTCCGGGTAAAGGCTTCCAATAATGATGGTGTGTGGAATGAGGAAGGGCTTACCCTGAAGATCCGCGTACTGCCGCCTTTCTGGAAGACATGGCCTGCATTCCTGTTGTATGCCCTCCTGATCCTGTCGGCCCTCTTGCTGGCGCGACGGATCATCCTGGAAAGGGAGCGATTGAAATTCCGGGTAGCGCAGCAGGAACAGGAAGCCGCCAGGATGCATGAACTGGATACCCTGAAGATCCGTTTCTTCACCAACGTAAGCCATGAGTTCAGAACACCGCTCAGTCTCATTATTACGCCGCTGGAAAAAATCGTCCGGCAAACCACGGAAGGGCCGCTGAAAGGTCAGCTGGAGCTGATGCAAAGAAATGCACGCCGCCTGTTGAACCTGGTGAACCAGTTACTGGACTTCCGTAAAATGGAAGTGCAGGAAATAAAACTGCATACCAATGAAGGAGATATCATTGATTTTGCAAAAGAGTTGACTGCTTCCTTTAGTGACCTGTCGGAGAAAAAACACATCCGGCTTACTTTTAACAGCAACGTACAGGCATTGCGCATGTTGTACGATGGCGATAAGATAGAAAAGATCCTTTTTAACCTGCTCTCCAATGCTTTTAAATTTACCCCTGAACAGGGTAATATATCCGTTGACGTTACCTATCATGCACCCGCAGCACAACTGGAGATAGCCGTGAAAGATACCGGTATTGGTATTCCATTGGAAAAACATGCTTATATCTTTGAGCGTTTCTTCCAGCATGAAGTGCCTGGCTCCATCGTAAACCAGGGTAGCGGCATTGGCTTATCCATTACGCGGGAGTTTGTAAAGATGCATGGGGGCAGCATTAGCGTGGACAGCGCCCCGGAAATGGGTAGTTGTTTCACCGTGCTGTTGCCCGTAAAAACAAATACGGCTGCTGTTCCCGGGGCCATCCAGGAAACTATCCGGGCCTTGTCCGATGCGCCTGTGGCCCCTGCGCCGACCATCGTGCAAACGAATAGCAAGAAACCAATTGTGTTGCTAGTAGAAGATAATGAAGACTTCCGTTTCTATCTGAAAGATAACCTGGCACAATACTACCAGATCATGGAAGCCGAAAATGGACTGGCTGCCTGGAAAATATTGCAGCATACCTTGCCACAACTGATCGTCAGCGATATCTCTATGCCGGAGATGGATGGACTGGAACTTTGCCGCAGGATCCGCGGACAGCAACGTACCGCACACCTGCCGGTCATCCTGCTCACCGCAAGGGCCGAAGAGGCCCAGCAACTGGAAGCCCTGGAAACCGGCGCCACCGATTATATTACCAAGCCGTTTAACTTCGAAGTATTATTATCCCGGGTTAAAAATAATATCAGCCAGCAATCATCGCTACGCAAAACCTTCCAGCAGAAGATCGATGCCAATCCAAGCGAGATAGCCATCTCTTCTTCCGATGAACAATTCATCCAGCAGGCATTACAGATTGTAGAAAAAAACATCGCTAATCCCGACTTCTCTGTGGAAGAGTTGAGCCGGGAATTGTTTATGAGCCGGGTATCTGTCTACAAAAAAATCCTGTCTCTTACCGGCAAATCACCCATAGAATTTATCCGGAGTATCCGTTTAAAACGTGCAGCGCAACTGCTGGAAAAAAGTCAGCTTACGGTAGCGGAAGTGGCCTATGAAGTAGGATTCAATAACCCGAAATATTTCACCAAATATTTTAAGATGGCGTATAATATGCTGCCATCGGTATATGGGAAGAAGAAACAATAA
- the queG gene encoding tRNA epoxyqueuosine(34) reductase QueG has protein sequence MTIFREMRKRPTIRTFALMSWTSYIKQLALELGFDHCGIAQAVQLDDDARRLETWLNKGMHGNMQYMENHFDKRIDPRKLVDGAQSVITLLFNYFPSERQRPDAPQISKYAYGHDYHEVIRAKLKTMLLRMEEHIGPVQGRGFVDSAPVLERSWAQRSGLGWIGKNGNLIHKQAGSFFFIATLITDIPLEYDSPVGDYCGSCTKCLDACPTQALVAPGVVDGSKCISYFTIELKDQLIPERMQGQFDNWMFGCDTCQDVCPWNRFSKAHQEAEFTPLPAILNFSTRDWEELTEETFKDIFRKSPLKRSKFAGIRRNLKFLGH, from the coding sequence ATGACGATTTTCAGAGAGATGAGAAAGCGCCCCACAATTCGTACTTTCGCGCTGATGAGCTGGACCTCCTATATTAAACAACTGGCGCTGGAACTGGGTTTCGACCACTGCGGCATTGCACAGGCCGTGCAGCTGGACGATGATGCCAGGCGGCTGGAAACCTGGCTCAATAAAGGTATGCATGGCAACATGCAATATATGGAGAATCATTTCGACAAGCGGATAGACCCCCGTAAGCTGGTAGACGGCGCCCAGTCAGTGATTACCTTGTTATTTAATTACTTCCCGTCAGAACGGCAACGGCCGGATGCTCCGCAGATCTCCAAATATGCTTATGGTCATGATTATCACGAAGTTATAAGGGCCAAACTGAAAACCATGCTGTTACGGATGGAGGAACATATCGGACCGGTTCAGGGAAGAGGTTTTGTTGATTCCGCCCCCGTACTGGAACGCAGCTGGGCCCAACGCAGCGGCCTGGGCTGGATCGGCAAGAACGGCAACCTGATTCATAAGCAGGCCGGTTCTTTCTTTTTTATTGCCACCCTCATTACAGATATTCCCCTGGAATATGATAGCCCCGTAGGCGACTATTGCGGCTCCTGCACAAAATGCCTGGATGCCTGTCCTACCCAGGCGCTGGTAGCTCCCGGCGTGGTAGATGGCAGCAAATGTATTTCCTATTTTACCATTGAACTGAAAGATCAGTTGATCCCCGAACGTATGCAGGGCCAATTTGATAACTGGATGTTTGGCTGCGATACCTGTCAGGATGTATGTCCCTGGAACCGTTTTTCCAAAGCCCACCAGGAAGCAGAGTTTACCCCCCTTCCCGCTATTCTCAACTTCAGCACCCGCGATTGGGAAGAACTGACAGAAGAAACCTTTAAAGATATCTTCCGGAAGTCGCCTTTGAAACGCAGCAAATTTGCAGGCATCCGCAGAAACCTCAAATTTCTTGGGCACTAA